A DNA window from Bacteroides cellulosilyticus contains the following coding sequences:
- a CDS encoding TonB-dependent receptor, which produces MKVFSCVLFMLTCLSQISIMAQNKITLSGKVTDQHGAPLSLVTIAVENTSSGTYTDDNGRYSLQVIPGKHTLVVSLVGYQTVKTPLNIQQNKTLNFTLEESSVVLNSVEVYGKTQTQKVKEGAFSVNALDIKPIVNSLNNLNDLVNRTTGIKVREEGGVGSDFDLSINGLSGNSVRYFLDGMPLDTKGSGVSLANLPVNIIDRIEIYKGVVPASLGTDALGGAINIITKEEKKNYLDVSYSIGSFHTHKADLNAQIVEPKTGLIIKPTVGVNYSKNDYRMKDVQMRDESGDNFIYGNPKRFHDDYFSLLAQVEAGVVNKSWTDAFFISASYSKTDKELQTGSVQGKVYGMAEKNSDAWNISARYRKRDFVLKNMQLNASLSHTWDHSITVDTAYRQYYWDGGYIVSPRNEITGKGPSMRHYKRPLTIARANLDYQLNEHHNFNLNYHLSRTGNDRYDDLDDTFEASKDIVTKHILGFSYNQSLLNGKMENVFFIKDYINHPNIRQTDQGSVTGSNEVRGSTTKNYLGYGAGLRYTIAEFLAVKVSYEHSVRLPIARELLGNGVTINANVALEPEKSNNFNAALFGTWHPAAGHTLYYEANGFFRKVDNYIQAKVAEKEGSMQYTNVPAVHIKGVEGEVRYDWQGKLQLATNVSYQDARDQQEYKEGGKPSATYNNHVPNRPWLFGSAEAFYTFRNIALPESKLRLGCTYQWVHWYYLLWDAYGAAEGKARIPDQQILNADISYSWKRGRYNIAFECTNFLDKTTYDNYKLQKPGRAFFAKFRLFIN; this is translated from the coding sequence ATGAAAGTTTTTTCATGTGTATTATTTATGCTGACTTGTCTTTCGCAGATAAGCATAATGGCACAAAACAAAATTACTCTATCGGGAAAGGTGACAGACCAGCATGGCGCTCCTTTATCTTTGGTGACGATTGCCGTAGAAAACACCTCATCCGGAACCTATACGGATGACAACGGCCGGTATTCCCTACAAGTCATACCCGGAAAACATACTCTTGTCGTATCTTTAGTAGGTTATCAAACTGTAAAGACACCCCTTAATATCCAGCAAAACAAAACACTCAATTTTACATTGGAAGAAAGCTCTGTTGTCCTGAATTCCGTTGAAGTATACGGAAAGACCCAGACACAGAAAGTGAAAGAAGGGGCTTTCTCTGTCAATGCTCTTGACATAAAACCCATCGTCAATTCACTAAACAACCTCAATGACCTGGTGAACCGGACAACGGGTATCAAGGTCAGAGAAGAAGGAGGTGTCGGTTCGGATTTCGATTTATCCATTAACGGTTTGTCAGGAAATTCCGTCCGCTACTTCCTGGATGGAATGCCACTGGACACCAAAGGAAGTGGCGTTTCGCTCGCTAACCTGCCGGTAAATATCATAGACCGGATTGAGATATATAAAGGTGTAGTTCCTGCAAGCCTGGGAACGGATGCATTGGGTGGTGCTATCAATATTATCACAAAAGAGGAAAAGAAGAACTATCTGGATGTCTCTTACAGCATCGGTTCATTTCATACACACAAGGCAGATCTGAACGCACAAATAGTGGAGCCCAAAACAGGACTGATTATCAAGCCTACCGTCGGAGTGAACTATTCGAAGAATGACTATAGGATGAAGGACGTGCAAATGCGGGATGAAAGTGGCGACAATTTCATTTATGGTAATCCTAAACGTTTCCACGATGACTACTTCTCTTTACTGGCACAAGTAGAAGCCGGGGTTGTCAACAAATCCTGGACAGACGCATTTTTTATTTCCGCTTCTTATTCCAAGACAGACAAGGAGTTGCAAACCGGCTCCGTTCAAGGCAAAGTCTATGGTATGGCAGAAAAGAACTCGGATGCCTGGAATATCTCGGCACGTTACCGGAAACGTGACTTCGTTTTAAAGAATATGCAGTTGAACGCCTCCCTTTCTCACACCTGGGACCATTCAATAACCGTGGATACTGCCTACCGGCAATATTACTGGGATGGCGGCTATATAGTGAGCCCGCGCAATGAAATTACGGGCAAAGGACCGTCCATGCGCCACTATAAACGTCCGTTGACCATTGCCCGCGCTAATCTGGACTATCAGTTGAACGAACACCACAACTTTAATCTGAACTACCATCTGAGCCGCACCGGCAACGACCGCTATGATGATTTGGATGACACTTTCGAGGCTTCCAAAGACATTGTGACCAAGCATATCCTGGGTTTTTCATACAACCAGTCACTTCTGAATGGAAAGATGGAAAATGTGTTTTTTATAAAAGATTACATCAACCACCCGAATATCCGACAAACTGACCAGGGCAGCGTGACGGGCTCTAATGAGGTGCGGGGAAGCACCACCAAGAACTATTTGGGTTATGGTGCCGGGCTTCGGTACACTATCGCAGAATTTCTCGCCGTAAAAGTATCCTACGAACATAGCGTGAGACTTCCCATTGCACGCGAACTGTTGGGCAACGGGGTCACCATCAATGCCAACGTGGCACTGGAACCGGAGAAAAGCAACAACTTCAATGCAGCACTGTTCGGCACGTGGCATCCTGCCGCCGGACATACACTTTACTATGAAGCAAACGGATTCTTCCGCAAGGTGGACAATTACATTCAGGCTAAGGTTGCGGAGAAAGAAGGCAGCATGCAATATACCAATGTTCCGGCAGTCCACATAAAAGGCGTGGAAGGAGAAGTGCGCTACGACTGGCAAGGTAAACTGCAACTTGCCACCAACGTCAGTTATCAGGATGCCCGTGACCAGCAAGAATATAAGGAGGGTGGAAAACCTTCGGCTACTTACAACAACCATGTACCCAACCGTCCCTGGCTGTTTGGCAGTGCGGAAGCATTCTATACATTCCGCAACATAGCCCTGCCCGAAAGCAAACTACGACTGGGATGCACCTACCAGTGGGTACATTGGTATTATCTTTTGTGGGATGCTTATGGTGCCGCCGAAGGCAAGGCACGCATTCCCGACCAGCAAATCCTCAACGCCGATATCAGCTACTCGTGGAAACGCGGACGCTACAACATCGCCTTTGAATGCACCAACTTCCTCGACAAGACGACCTACGACAACTACAAGTTGCAAAAGCCCGGGCGTGCTTTCTTTGCCAAATTCCGATTATTCATTAACTAA
- a CDS encoding sirohydrochlorin cobaltochelatase, whose amino-acid sequence MRKLLILFFFCSLTILLHAHGGGNYEHSDMLASMKPGDKAALLMVHFGTTHDDTRTLTIDAINAKAREAFPELEMHEAFTSRIIIRRLKARGIEKLTPLDAMLRLRSEGYTHVVVQSSNIIDGVEMESLRRDIESVQPLFKEIRVGTPLLYSVEDAEKVVEILNNRLNATAQDKKASGKKGAKEHFVLVGHGTYTPSTAIYSQMDYMLKANGMTNFHLGTIEGYPTFETMLAQLKAGKAKQVTLVPFMFVAGDHAKNDIAEDWKEALEKEGYTVNVRMEGLGQVPEIQEIFIDHIRFMLKHRMLGIMEKKAGYAAGKDVE is encoded by the coding sequence ATGAGAAAATTATTAATCCTATTCTTTTTTTGTAGCCTCACTATCCTCCTCCATGCACATGGAGGAGGAAACTATGAGCACAGCGATATGCTGGCAAGTATGAAACCCGGCGATAAAGCCGCCCTGCTGATGGTGCACTTCGGTACAACCCACGACGACACCCGTACGCTTACCATTGACGCCATCAATGCAAAAGCTCGTGAGGCTTTCCCCGAACTGGAGATGCATGAAGCATTCACTTCCCGCATCATTATCCGCCGACTCAAAGCACGTGGCATCGAGAAACTGACACCATTGGACGCTATGCTCCGCCTGCGCAGTGAAGGCTATACACACGTAGTTGTGCAAAGTTCCAATATCATTGACGGTGTGGAAATGGAGTCGCTTCGCCGGGATATAGAAAGCGTGCAACCTTTGTTCAAAGAAATACGTGTAGGTACCCCCCTGCTTTACTCTGTAGAAGATGCGGAAAAAGTTGTTGAAATTCTGAACAATCGTCTCAACGCTACAGCACAAGATAAAAAGGCATCCGGCAAAAAGGGTGCGAAAGAGCACTTCGTACTTGTAGGTCACGGCACCTATACGCCCAGCACAGCTATTTACAGCCAGATGGACTATATGCTGAAAGCAAACGGAATGACGAATTTCCATTTGGGTACCATTGAGGGATACCCTACTTTTGAAACCATGCTGGCACAACTGAAAGCCGGAAAAGCTAAACAAGTAACTCTCGTTCCTTTCATGTTTGTGGCCGGAGACCATGCCAAGAATGATATTGCCGAAGACTGGAAAGAAGCACTCGAAAAAGAAGGCTATACAGTTAATGTACGCATGGAAGGTCTGGGTCAAGTACCCGAAATACAGGAAATCTTCATTGATCATATCCGCTTCATGCTGAAACATCGCATGCTGGGTATTATGGAAAAGAAAGCAGGATATGCTGCCGGAAAAGATGTAGAATAA
- a CDS encoding cobaltochelatase subunit CobN, which produces MKKKNLYSIIAGSCVLLAILLLVAYSYWLAPTRILIVNPLPAQAADIALNNDCGRIKVKCIKMEEVEDLSGYDAIMMYGRGLFLDETQVAELERVAAKGVPVFTNALRHFNFIVNHNTTPEQQAILQKYFQNACRQNYRNALRYLRHISTPQRLGDRSFETPVELPNNLFYHKEYGQYFKTPQELTEYLKEKCLYHEEGRSLTFISGISFPMEGNRAHVDTLISRLTQAGFNVYPITGSGKGREDLIRTLHPDGLVYLPMGRLGNDSLINWLHAENIPLFMPFPLVQPREEWLNPSVPVGGGTLTARVVVPEIDGGMAPLCIATQNENEEGYFLHTPEPERVDALISHITKYMSLRDKSNKDKRVAICYFKTPGKDALLASGMEVIPSLYNFLKRLRNEGYDVSNLPATVEEFGNRIYRDGSVMGSYAKGAQEQFLKTAHPVWLSTGQYETWAKEVILPEKYKEVTDRYGDAPGNLLATEDSIAIACLRFGNVLLFPQPRPALGDDDFKLVHGMPVAPPHSYLAPYLYMQKGFKADALIHFGTHGNLEYTPGKNVGLSQADWSEALVGNLPHFYFYTTGNVGEGIIAKRRTHAVLVTHLTPPYAESGMRQRYNQLLEDIHKLLDEGTEGHRMLGMRVKKETVRLGLHRDLELDSIPDKPYTAEELERLDAFTEEIANEKMLGAYYTMGEPYSERDLLQTTLAVSTDALAYETAKADRDKGKITTEQLQDFTYIAHHYLPTAKKRLTAMLQNPPRDTAAIAPDLRPALRYREQLIASTANEFNAMVRGLNGGTVLPAPGGDPVLNPNVLPTGRNMYSVNAETTPNPRAWEDGKRLAEATLKQYTGKHGEYPRKVSYTFWAGEFITTEGATLAQVFWMLGVEPVRDGQGRVVDLKLVPSEELGRPRINVVVQVSGQLRDIAGSRLKLLTDAVRLASEAKDEAYPNYVASGTVLQEKLLVEKGTSPKRAREMSVMRVFGPVNSGYSTGIMGYTEHSGSWEDEKEIAQGYLNNMGAAYGDEDNWGEVQKDLFASALSETDVVIQPRQSNTWGPISLDHVYEFTGGLSLTVKTLTGKEPDAYMADYRNRTNRRMQETKEAIAVETRATILNPTFIQERMKGGAGSAQMFGEIFRNIFGWHVMRPSAMDKEIFNDLYRMYIQDENKLGIQDYFLRVNPASYQAMTAVMLESARKGYWKASPEQLKETAALHAQITREKGAACTEFVCDNAKLQSFVADNLDAKEKQEFNQDMKAIYEAASANGKDVVLKEKKLTPEQVAQKRTTNGLVIGGVILVVFIGLVALIKRRKR; this is translated from the coding sequence ATGAAGAAAAAGAATCTATATTCCATTATAGCCGGAAGCTGCGTGCTTCTGGCTATTTTGCTTCTGGTAGCCTACAGCTATTGGTTAGCCCCTACCCGCATCCTCATCGTCAATCCCTTGCCGGCACAGGCGGCGGACATTGCGCTGAACAATGATTGCGGCAGGATAAAAGTGAAGTGCATCAAGATGGAAGAGGTGGAAGACCTCTCCGGTTATGACGCCATCATGATGTACGGACGGGGATTATTTTTGGACGAAACGCAGGTGGCGGAACTGGAACGGGTGGCCGCCAAAGGCGTGCCCGTATTCACCAACGCACTGCGGCACTTCAATTTCATTGTCAACCATAACACTACGCCCGAGCAACAGGCCATCCTGCAAAAGTATTTCCAGAATGCATGCAGGCAGAATTACCGGAACGCCTTACGCTATCTGCGCCACATCTCCACTCCTCAACGCCTGGGCGACCGCTCTTTCGAGACGCCCGTGGAATTACCCAACAATCTGTTTTATCATAAGGAATACGGACAGTATTTCAAGACGCCGCAAGAACTGACTGAGTACTTGAAGGAGAAGTGCCTTTATCACGAGGAAGGGAGAAGTCTCACCTTCATTTCAGGCATCAGCTTCCCGATGGAAGGCAACCGTGCCCATGTAGACACGCTTATCTCCCGGCTGACACAGGCAGGCTTCAACGTCTACCCCATCACCGGCAGCGGCAAGGGGCGTGAAGACCTGATACGTACCCTTCATCCCGACGGGCTGGTCTATCTGCCTATGGGACGGCTGGGTAACGATTCACTCATCAACTGGCTGCATGCGGAGAACATCCCCCTGTTCATGCCTTTCCCACTGGTGCAGCCCCGTGAAGAATGGCTGAACCCGAGCGTACCCGTCGGTGGCGGTACGCTGACGGCACGGGTCGTTGTGCCGGAAATAGATGGCGGCATGGCGCCTCTGTGCATCGCCACGCAGAATGAAAACGAAGAAGGATATTTTCTGCACACTCCGGAACCGGAACGGGTGGATGCACTTATCAGCCACATCACTAAATATATGTCCCTTCGCGATAAATCCAACAAGGACAAGCGTGTCGCCATCTGCTACTTCAAGACACCCGGTAAAGATGCCTTGCTGGCAAGCGGTATGGAGGTGATTCCTTCTCTTTATAATTTCCTGAAACGCTTGCGCAATGAAGGATATGACGTAAGCAACCTGCCTGCCACCGTAGAAGAATTCGGAAACAGGATATACCGTGACGGTTCTGTTATGGGTTCGTATGCCAAAGGGGCACAGGAACAATTCCTGAAAACAGCACACCCTGTATGGTTGTCTACCGGACAATATGAAACCTGGGCAAAAGAAGTGATTCTGCCTGAAAAGTACAAGGAAGTGACTGACCGTTATGGAGATGCTCCCGGCAATTTATTAGCCACGGAAGACAGTATCGCCATTGCCTGCCTGCGATTCGGCAATGTGTTATTGTTTCCACAACCTCGTCCGGCATTAGGAGACGACGATTTCAAACTGGTACATGGTATGCCCGTAGCACCGCCTCACAGTTATCTGGCACCTTATCTGTATATGCAGAAAGGTTTTAAAGCGGATGCACTGATACACTTCGGTACACATGGAAACCTGGAATATACCCCGGGAAAGAATGTGGGTTTATCACAGGCAGACTGGTCGGAAGCACTGGTAGGTAATCTGCCGCATTTCTATTTCTATACTACGGGAAACGTAGGAGAAGGTATTATTGCCAAACGGCGTACACATGCTGTACTCGTCACTCATCTGACTCCGCCTTATGCGGAAAGTGGCATGAGACAGCGATATAACCAATTACTGGAAGATATTCATAAACTTCTGGATGAAGGTACGGAAGGACATCGTATGCTGGGAATGCGCGTCAAGAAAGAGACTGTTCGCCTGGGACTTCACCGGGACTTGGAACTGGATTCCATACCGGACAAGCCCTATACTGCCGAAGAACTGGAACGTCTGGATGCCTTTACCGAAGAAATAGCTAATGAGAAGATGCTGGGTGCATACTACACGATGGGTGAACCTTACTCGGAACGTGACTTACTGCAAACCACCCTTGCCGTCAGTACAGATGCCCTGGCTTACGAAACGGCAAAAGCTGACCGGGATAAAGGCAAGATTACTACGGAACAATTGCAAGACTTTACATATATAGCCCACCATTATCTGCCAACGGCAAAGAAACGCCTGACGGCTATGTTACAGAATCCGCCTCGTGATACGGCTGCCATTGCCCCGGACCTTCGCCCCGCATTGCGCTATCGCGAACAACTAATAGCTTCTACCGCCAATGAATTCAACGCAATGGTGCGCGGCCTGAATGGAGGAACAGTTCTGCCTGCCCCGGGTGGAGATCCGGTATTGAACCCTAATGTATTGCCCACAGGAAGGAACATGTATAGCGTAAATGCTGAAACAACCCCTAATCCACGTGCATGGGAAGACGGAAAACGACTGGCGGAAGCAACCCTGAAACAATACACCGGCAAACATGGGGAATATCCGCGGAAAGTGAGCTATACTTTCTGGGCGGGTGAATTTATCACAACCGAAGGAGCTACGCTGGCACAAGTCTTCTGGATGCTGGGTGTGGAGCCTGTACGCGACGGACAAGGACGTGTAGTAGATTTGAAACTTGTGCCCAGCGAAGAACTGGGGCGCCCACGTATCAATGTAGTGGTACAAGTCTCAGGACAGCTTCGTGACATAGCCGGATCACGTCTGAAGTTACTGACGGATGCGGTTCGTCTGGCATCAGAAGCAAAGGACGAAGCATATCCCAACTATGTGGCATCGGGAACAGTGCTACAGGAAAAGTTACTGGTGGAGAAAGGGACTTCCCCAAAACGTGCACGGGAAATGTCTGTGATGCGTGTATTCGGTCCTGTTAATAGTGGATACAGTACAGGAATCATGGGATATACCGAGCATAGTGGATCATGGGAGGATGAAAAGGAAATCGCCCAAGGGTATCTCAATAATATGGGTGCCGCTTATGGTGATGAGGATAACTGGGGAGAGGTTCAGAAAGATTTGTTTGCCTCCGCCCTCTCCGAAACGGATGTAGTCATTCAACCGCGGCAGAGCAATACGTGGGGACCTATTTCATTGGACCACGTATATGAATTCACCGGCGGATTATCTCTTACTGTAAAAACACTGACGGGTAAAGAACCGGATGCTTATATGGCCGATTATCGTAACCGTACCAACCGCCGTATGCAGGAAACAAAAGAGGCGATTGCTGTGGAGACACGGGCTACGATACTGAATCCGACATTCATACAGGAACGGATGAAAGGCGGTGCAGGTTCGGCACAAATGTTCGGAGAGATTTTCCGCAATATCTTTGGCTGGCATGTAATGCGTCCGTCGGCAATGGACAAGGAGATTTTTAATGACCTGTACCGGATGTACATTCAGGATGAAAATAAACTCGGAATACAAGATTATTTTCTCCGGGTGAATCCGGCATCCTATCAGGCTATGACTGCGGTGATGCTGGAAAGTGCACGGAAAGGCTATTGGAAAGCAAGCCCTGAACAGTTGAAAGAAACAGCTGCACTGCATGCACAGATAACCCGTGAGAAGGGTGCCGCCTGCACGGAGTTTGTATGTGACAATGCCAAATTACAGTCGTTCGTTGCGGATAATCTGGATGCGAAAGAGAAACAGGAATTCAATCAGGATATGAAAGCAATATATGAAGCCGCTTCGGCCAATGGAAAAGATGTAGTATTGAAAGAAAAGAAACTGACGCCGGAACAGGTAGCGCAGAAACGTACTACAAACGGATTAGTGATTGGAGGCGTGATACTGGTGGTGTTCATTGGACTGGTTGCATTAATTAAAAGAAGAAAAAGATAA